A stretch of Miscanthus floridulus cultivar M001 chromosome 13, ASM1932011v1, whole genome shotgun sequence DNA encodes these proteins:
- the LOC136498977 gene encoding late embryogenesis abundant protein D-34-like — translation MEQPQPRRGDEGLQAQGGKVPAAQQEPIKYGSAFPVKGELAGQPIAPRDAAAMRSAEDSVPGVQVPQESGGGFSAAAFMETAAAYNQAVGAVGTGQASEAVAKHGVNVTQDAVPGGRIVTEFVAGQVVGQYAVAEAPQQQQDAADHKAAGNEGGGGHGDGGGHGGRAGATAARRD, via the exons ATGGAGCAGCCGCAGCCAAGAAGAGGAGACGAAGGGCTCCAGGCGCAGGGCGGCAAGGTCCCGGCGGCGCAGCAGGAGCCCATCAAATACGGCAGCGCCTTCCCAGTCAAGGGCGAGCTGGCGGGGCAACCCATCGCGCCGCGCGACGCCGCGGCCATGCGCTCCGCCGAGGACAGCGTGCCGGGCGTCCAGGTCCCGCAGGAGAGCGGCGGCGGGTTCAGCGCCGCGGCCTTCATGGAGACCGCCGCCGCGTACAACCAGGCCGTCGGCGCCGTCGGCACGGGCCAGGCGAGTGAAGCCGTTGCCAAGCACGGGGTCAACGTCACCCAGGACGCCGTGCCCGGTGGCCGCATCGTCACCGAGTTCGTGGCAGGCCAG GTGGTAGGCCAATACGCCGTCGCTGaagcgccgcagcagcagcaggatgcGGCGGATCACAAGGCCGCTGGAAACGAGGGTGGTGGAGGACACGGCGATGGAGGAGGGCACGGTGGGCGCGCTGGCGCCACGGCGGCGAGGCGGGACTAA